Within the Gammaproteobacteria bacterium genome, the region CTGAGAAAAATTCTGCACGCCCTTATTTCACCGACAACACACGCACGCCGATCTCATAGGTATCCGGGCCGTCGTCGTGCATCACCGTCCCCTCATTGCGCACCGGGGCGCTGCGCACCACTTCGACAACGGCGCTCAGCATCGGGATCGAAAGCTGGCCGGGGCCGACCCGCAGCTCGATGGTCGTACCGACCTCCAGCCCGTCCGCGGCGATGAACAGCATGCCGCTGGCACTGATATTTTTGATCACGGCGCCGCGGGCGGCCTGCGCGCCTGCAACGCCGTAGCGGGCATCACAATCGGTCGCGATGCGCGGGAAGCCTCTCTGTTCGGGCGATGTGATCACGTCGGCGGCCTCCCCCTTCGCGCCGGCGGGCGCGTTATCCGCACCGTGTCTAGCGGGTTTCTTCCAGATGGTCCAGATATCGCTCCGCGTCCAGCGCCGCCATGCAACCGGTGCCCGCCGAGGTCACCGCCTGGCGGTACACCGAGTCAGCCACGTCGCCGGCGGCGAACACGCCGGGCACGCTCGTCGCGGTGGCATTGCCCATTATACCGCTGTTGACAATGATGTAACCATTGCGCATCTCCAGCTGTCCCTCGAACAGGCCGGTGTTCGGCTGGTGGCCGATGGCGATGAAGACTCCGTGCACGTCGAGCTCGCGCGTCCCACCGCCCGCCACATCCCGGATGCGAATGCCGGTCACGCCGGCGTCGTCGCCCAGGACCTCGTCCAGCACCGAATTCCAGTGAATCGCCACGTTGCCGTGTTCCGCCTTGCCGAACAGCTTGTCCGCCATGATCTTCTCGCAGCGGAACCTGTCGCGCCGGTGGATGACATCGACCCGGGAGGCAATGTTGGAGAGATACAGCGCCTCCTCGACCGCGGTATTGCCCCCACCGATTACGGCGACGGGTTTGTTGCGGTAGAAGAAGCCATCACAGGTGGCGCAGGCGGACACACCGCGCCCCTTGAAGGCCTCTTCCGACGGCATCCCGAGATATTTGGCCGATGCGCCGGTCGCGATTATGAGGGCATCACAGGTGTAGCTGCCGTTGTCGCCCCGGAGCAGGAACGGACGACGTTTCAGGTCAACCTCGTTGATGTGATCGTGCACGATCTCGGTCTCGAAGCGCTCGGCGTGGCGGCGCATGCGCTCCATCAGCTCGGGCCCCTGGACGCCGTCGGCATCGGCAGGCCAGTTGTCCACGTCGGTGGTGGTCATCAACTGTCCGCCCTGCTCCAGTCCGGTAACGAGGACCGGACGCAGGTTGGCGCGCGCCGCATAGACTGCCGCCGTATAGCCGGCCGGGCCCGAGCCCAGGATCAACAGGCGGCAATGCTTGATTTCGCTCATAATGTCTCCGTGATATATATGGCCGGACGCCCGCGGCGACAGATCCATGCATCGGCAACAGCAGACCCTACCGTGGTTGAAGCCGGCCGCTGCGTGACCCACCCCGGATTAGACTGAGAATTGCCCGCAAAACCCAAACTCCATTACATTATAGTATTAACGCTTCAGCCTGTTTCAACTCGTTGTCGTTTATACGAGTCAACCCGGTCAGGACGACACCACGGCATCATGCGCATCGGCATCCCCCGCGAGATCAAACCCCTGGAAGGCCGTGTCGGCCTGATACCGGCCGCCGCGCACGAACTGGTGGACCAGGGGCACGAAGTTCTGGTCGAACAGACGGCCGGTCAACTGAGCGGGTACCCCGACCAGGTCTACCGCGACATCGGCGCGCGCGTCGTAACGGATGCCGCCGCGCTGTACGGCGCGGCCGATCTGATCATAAAGGTCAAGGAACCCGTCGGTCCCGAACTGCAGTTGCTGCGCAAACACCACCTGCTGTTCAGCTACCTGCACCTGGCCGCCAACCTGCCGCTGCTGGACAGACTGCGGGAGATCGGCCTCACCGCGGTCGCCTTCGAGACGGTGGAGGACCCGGCCGGCCGCCTGCCCCTGCTGGCGCCGATGAGTGACATCGCGGGGCGGCTCGCCGTGCAGATCGGCGCCAACCTGCTGCAGCTTCCCGCCGGCGGAAAGGGGCTGCTGCTGGGAGGCCTGCCGGCGGCGGAGCGCGGACGGGTGGTCATCCTCGGCGGCGGTGTGGTCGGCGGCGCCGCCGCCGAGGTGGCCGCCAACTTCGGGGCGGAGGTCGTGGTATTCGATCGCCGCCGCGACCGCCTGGAGGCGATGCGCGCGCTCGGCCACAACGTCACCGCCCTCTATCCCTACGCGGATGCGATCCGGCGCGAGGTGGCCCGCGCAGACCTGCTGATCGGAGCGATCCTCATCACCGGTGCGCGAGCACCGCACCTGGTGTCGGCGGAGATGGTCCGCACGATGCAGCCCGGCAGCGTCATCATCGACGTCGCCGTCGACCAGGGCGGCTGCATCGAGACCACCCGGGCGACGAGCTACGCGGATCCGACCTTCGTCTGGGAAGGCATCGTCCATTTCGGCGTCACCAACATGCCCGGCGCGGTACCCAGAAGCGCCTCCCAGGCGCTCTCCGCCGCACTGCTCCCCTATGCGCTGGCGATCGCCCGCGAGGACTGGCGGCGGCACCCCGAGCTGTCGCGCGGCATCAATCTGAGCGGCGGGCAGATCACCCATCCGGCACTGCAGCAATATGTGGCATAATCTGCCCTTCACCGAAACCCGACGCCCCGCTGCGGGCCGCACATCCTGAATGGCACAGGCAACACGCAAGAACGCAAAGACGACCGCCGCCGCGGAAACGCATCATCACCACGGCCTGAGAGAGGGCGCGCTGTTCGTCCTGGGCGCGATTGCGATCTACCTGCTGCTCTCGCTCGCCACCTACAGCAACGATGATCCGGGCGTATCCTACAGCCCGATCAACCCTGACAGAGTCGCCAACGCGGGCGGGTTCGTCGGCGCCTGGCTGGCGTCCGCGCTGCTGCACGGTTTCGGCTATTTCGCCTACCTGTTTCCCATACTCATCGCCTACGGCGGCTGGCTGCTGTACCGCGGACTGCCGGACCGGGACTCCCCTTTCGCCATGCGGAGCTATATCCTCACCGGCATCGGTTTCGTCCTGACCATCCTCGCCGGGGACGGTATCGCCACCCTGCATTTCGGCTCCGCACAGGAGGCCTACCCGACGGACTCCGGTCCCGGCGGCATCCTCGGCAGCGTGCTGAGTGGCAGCCTGATCGCCCCATTCAGCTTCATCGGCACCACCCTGTTCCTGCTGGCGCTGTTCATGACCGGCATCACGCTGGCAACCGGGCTGTCCTGGTTCGCCCTGATGGATCGACTCGGCGCAGCTGCGATGGGCGTGGCAGGGCGGCTGCAGGACTACATTGCCGAGCGGCGGGAAGAGAACACGGTGCGCCAGCTGCGCCTGCATCGCTCCGAAGCGGTCAAGGAAGAACAGGAATTGAAGAAGACGCGCGTGCCGCCGCGCATCGAACCGGTGATCAAGCAGATCGAGATCAGCGAACGCGTCGAGAAGGAGCGTCAGGTACCCCTGTTCACCGCGCCGGCCAACGGCGAGCTGCCGCCCCTGTCTCTGCTCGACCCGGCCGAGCCGTCGCAGCACGCGCTCTCCACCGCCACCCTGGAGGCGATGTCGCGCCAGGTTGAGATGAAGCTGCAGGACTTCGGCATCGAGGCCCAGGTGGTCGCCGTCAACCCCGGCCCGGTCATCACGCGTTTCGAACTGCAGCCGGCGCCCGGCGTCAAGGTCAGCCAGATCAGCAACCTGTCCAAGGACCTGGCGCGCGCCCTGTCCACAGTGAGCGTGCGCATCGTCGATGTGATCCCGGGAAAATCGGTGATCGGACTCGAGATCCCGAACGAGCACCGCGAGATCGTGCGCCTGAGCGAGATCCTGCAGTCCAAGCAGTACGACGAGGCCGCTTCGCCGCTGTCGCTCGGCCTGGGCAAGGACATCAGCGGCAACCCCGTGGTGGTCGATCTCGCCAGGATGCCCCACCTGCTCATCGCCGGCACGACCGGCTCGGGCAAATCGGTCGCCGTCAACGCCATGATCCTCAGCATGCTCTACAATGCCTCGCCGAGCGAGATGCGCATGATCATGATCGACCCCAAGATGCTGGAGCTCTCCATCTATGAGGGCATCCCGCACCTGCTCGCCCCGGTGGTGACCGACATGAAGGAGGCGTCGAGCGCCCTGCGCTGGTGCGTGGGCGAGATGGACCGCCGCTACGCGCTGATGGCGCACCTCGGCGTGCGCAATATCGCCAATTACAACCGCAAGGTCGCCGCGGCGATCGAGGAAAACCAGCCGCTGCCCGACCCCTTCGCCAAGGTACCGGAAGGCCAGCCGCCGGCCACCCTGCAGCCGATCCCCTACATCGTGGTGATGATCGACGAGCTGGCCGACATGATGATGGTCGTCGGCAAGAAGGTCGAGCAGCTGATCGCGCGCCTGGCGCAGAAGGCGCGCGCCTCGGGCATCCACCTGGTGCTCGCCACGCAGCGGCCGTCGGTGGACGTCATCACCGGCCTGATCAAGGCCAATATCCCCACCCGCATCGCGTTCCAGGTGTCGTCCAAGATCGATTCGCGAACCATCCTCGACCAGATGGGCGCGGAGTCCCTGCTCGGCCACGGCGACATGCTGTACCTGCCGCCCGGCACCAGCGTGCCGACGCGCGTGCACGGCGCCTTCGTCGACGACCACGAGGTGCACAAGGTGGTCGACTTCCTGAAGAAATCCGGCGAGCCTGAATATCTCGACGAGCTGCTGCGCACTGCGGACGCCGACGGCGAAGGGGGCAACGGCTACGGCGACGAGGACAGCGGGGAAACCGACGCCCTCTACGACCAGGCCGTGCGCATCGTCACCGAGACCCGCAAGGCCTCGATTTCGGGCGTGCAGCGCCGGCTCAAGATCGGCTACAACCGCGCCGCGCGCATGGTGGAAGAGATGGAAAAAGCCGGCATCGTGGGCCCGCTCGAGTCCAACGGCAGCCGCGAAGTGATCGCCCCTCCGCCGCCTGCGGACTAGTCGCGCCCGCCATGACCGTACTCCCTCCGCGTTATCGAGCCGGCCGCACGCCCTGGCGGAAGCTCGCCAGCGCCGCGCTGCTGGCCTGCGCCGCCCTGCTCCCGCAGTATGCCGCGGCCGGCGTCGGCCTGGAACGCCTCGACCGCTTCTTCTCCGGACTCAGGTCCCTGGCCACGGATTTTGACCAGACCGTCAGCGACAGCGCGCAGAGGCCGACCCAGCACGCGCGCGGAAGACTGCAGATCCTGCGTCCCGGCCGCTTCCGCTGGACCTACGAGGAACCCTACGAGCAGACCATCGTCACCGATGGCGCCAGGCTCTGGGTATACGATCCCGATCTCGCCCAGGTCACGATCTCGAAACTCGACGCCTCCATCGGCAACACCCCGGCGATGCTGCTC harbors:
- the lolA gene encoding outer membrane lipoprotein chaperone LolA, translated to MTVLPPRYRAGRTPWRKLASAALLACAALLPQYAAAGVGLERLDRFFSGLRSLATDFDQTVSDSAQRPTQHARGRLQILRPGRFRWTYEEPYEQTIVTDGARLWVYDPDLAQVTISKLDASIGNTPAMLLSTEQPLDDLFLITELPAQDGIAWVQLDPRQEDANFTRIRLAFDRDTLHAMEIVDGFGQTMQIRFIGLRRNPAMEPDGFEFIPPAGVDIVGDD
- a CDS encoding DNA translocase FtsK 4TM domain-containing protein, producing the protein MAQATRKNAKTTAAAETHHHHGLREGALFVLGAIAIYLLLSLATYSNDDPGVSYSPINPDRVANAGGFVGAWLASALLHGFGYFAYLFPILIAYGGWLLYRGLPDRDSPFAMRSYILTGIGFVLTILAGDGIATLHFGSAQEAYPTDSGPGGILGSVLSGSLIAPFSFIGTTLFLLALFMTGITLATGLSWFALMDRLGAAAMGVAGRLQDYIAERREENTVRQLRLHRSEAVKEEQELKKTRVPPRIEPVIKQIEISERVEKERQVPLFTAPANGELPPLSLLDPAEPSQHALSTATLEAMSRQVEMKLQDFGIEAQVVAVNPGPVITRFELQPAPGVKVSQISNLSKDLARALSTVSVRIVDVIPGKSVIGLEIPNEHREIVRLSEILQSKQYDEAASPLSLGLGKDISGNPVVVDLARMPHLLIAGTTGSGKSVAVNAMILSMLYNASPSEMRMIMIDPKMLELSIYEGIPHLLAPVVTDMKEASSALRWCVGEMDRRYALMAHLGVRNIANYNRKVAAAIEENQPLPDPFAKVPEGQPPATLQPIPYIVVMIDELADMMMVVGKKVEQLIARLAQKARASGIHLVLATQRPSVDVITGLIKANIPTRIAFQVSSKIDSRTILDQMGAESLLGHGDMLYLPPGTSVPTRVHGAFVDDHEVHKVVDFLKKSGEPEYLDELLRTADADGEGGNGYGDEDSGETDALYDQAVRIVTETRKASISGVQRRLKIGYNRAARMVEEMEKAGIVGPLESNGSREVIAPPPPAD
- the trxB gene encoding thioredoxin-disulfide reductase, which translates into the protein MSEIKHCRLLILGSGPAGYTAAVYAARANLRPVLVTGLEQGGQLMTTTDVDNWPADADGVQGPELMERMRRHAERFETEIVHDHINEVDLKRRPFLLRGDNGSYTCDALIIATGASAKYLGMPSEEAFKGRGVSACATCDGFFYRNKPVAVIGGGNTAVEEALYLSNIASRVDVIHRRDRFRCEKIMADKLFGKAEHGNVAIHWNSVLDEVLGDDAGVTGIRIRDVAGGGTRELDVHGVFIAIGHQPNTGLFEGQLEMRNGYIIVNSGIMGNATATSVPGVFAAGDVADSVYRQAVTSAGTGCMAALDAERYLDHLEETR
- a CDS encoding PilZ domain-containing protein, producing MITSPEQRGFPRIATDCDARYGVAGAQAARGAVIKNISASGMLFIAADGLEVGTTIELRVGPGQLSIPMLSAVVEVVRSAPVRNEGTVMHDDGPDTYEIGVRVLSVK
- the ald gene encoding alanine dehydrogenase, which translates into the protein MRIGIPREIKPLEGRVGLIPAAAHELVDQGHEVLVEQTAGQLSGYPDQVYRDIGARVVTDAAALYGAADLIIKVKEPVGPELQLLRKHHLLFSYLHLAANLPLLDRLREIGLTAVAFETVEDPAGRLPLLAPMSDIAGRLAVQIGANLLQLPAGGKGLLLGGLPAAERGRVVILGGGVVGGAAAEVAANFGAEVVVFDRRRDRLEAMRALGHNVTALYPYADAIRREVARADLLIGAILITGARAPHLVSAEMVRTMQPGSVIIDVAVDQGGCIETTRATSYADPTFVWEGIVHFGVTNMPGAVPRSASQALSAALLPYALAIAREDWRRHPELSRGINLSGGQITHPALQQYVA